The genomic window GAAGTAACACAGGAGAGGGAGGCGTGGTCATGAGATTTTATTTTTACTAGAAAAAAAACCCCTTCGCAGCATATATACGGGAATTTGTGTTCACAGTGCATTCACTCATAATTACTTATTGGTGATAGAAGGTGGACTACAATCACTGAAGCGAGGAGTGTGCTCACACAAGCTTTAGAAGGGGGGAAGGCAATCAGCTCCACTGCCCCTACCCTCTGGATTCATCACGTGGCTCAAACATATCCTGACACGCCGTGACGAAATAGCCTGACACAACTCCACTCATGAAGCGGCTGCCGCCTGGAGCAGTAGAAATGCTTTTGCTATATCCCACACCACGGCGCCACCAGCTCATGGCACGTAGGAAAGAATGGGGAAGAATATTGAATTTTATCTCAATTATTAGACCATCGGAAGCGTACTCCGAAGGTTTCGAAGTCGGATAACGCTGCGAAAAGGAGAATTTTCACCCGCTTTAAGTGAGTTCAATTTACTTCTTCATATTCAAACTACAGTGAAAAAAGTAATGTCTACCGTGCTTTTCCTGGCCTAACAGTTTATTGTGTTCATTGTCTATAGATGTGTTCATGTGGTAACGGGTACAGCACCGACACTAGCAACGACTGGAATTACTTCCAACTGTTGTAACAACGCTCCTTCCTCAAAACACCTTCCGCGCCGTAACCAAACAGGAATGTGTGTTGCGTGTCattgagctgaaaaaaaaatgttggaacACAGCGGGTGGCTGAAGCCAGCATTTCCGCAAATGGTATTTCCTTCTCGAAGGCCCGAAGAAGAACCGAGCACTAGTCAAAATGTGGAGCATGCGGTCAATAATCTATCTCTTAGAGCCACCATCTTCTCTTTTCTTTTGTCTTGTTTGTGCGTGACTCGTTTAATTGCCTCCTGCATAACTGCAAGTGTGTGCGCATGCAACAATGTGCCCCGTAATATCTGTCTTTCTCGCTGTACTTTAGGTATGCCAAGATCCAAACTTCACCGAGGAGAACCACGATATGTACGAATCAATCGTTTACGGTACGCTATACTACAACCGAAAGAATGGCCAGATGTTCGCCTATGACAATCACACCACATACGAACAAAAAGTAAGAGGGCTACATTGCTGTTTCTCGAATGCTAGTGCGAACGCGGCTTAGCTTAATGTCGAAAACTTTGTCATTGGAGCTGTGTAAGACCTTGGTAAGTCCCCGGGTACCCGTCCGCACTGTCTATAGCGCAGCTGCCAGAGCGACGCCTGACCAGAGGAGGAGCTCTGGTAAAGCTAACTTGGTGAGAGAGAAGCCTAGTGTAGCGAATCGAGCCTCTTAAAGAGACGTAGTTACGTGGAGAGGGAAGGTTTGGTAGAGAGGAGGTCAGCAAAGATGCTGATATTGCAGCAACGATGCAAGCTGTTCAGAGGGGAGGGTCATCGAACAATAAACATGTGAAAGCTTTAGATCTCGCACAGGGCTGTAGAATAAGGCGGTTCTCTAAAAGCCTGCTGCCTCCACACCCATCCACCCAAAATTTAGATTATTAGTAAGGCCCCGGTTTGAAATTATTCCTTGCTTGTTCACCTTGCGTATCTGGCATTTGTTCTGGAAAGCTTGGCACTGGCCGAGTTATATGTGCGTGCTTATTTAGACTGCCGAGTTCTAGTTATTATTCAGACAGTGTGGTGTTAGGACAGTTGAAGGTGGGCATTTGTAATTTCTCGCAAATCGGAGATGCCATTTTCTATCCACTGTTATGGAAAAAATTGTTCAATGGGCAGCATTCGTCACATCTTAAAAGGTAGAACATTATGTATGGGAAATGCGTGGCAGCTTCCCTTCGTGCTTCCCCACTTTATGATGGCCAGAATTTGAAACGTATATCTGTATATCGACATACAAATGTGATGTTATAGGGATTTCTCGACACACGACCACAGGCAAATGAAGGAGAGATATTGCTAGCTTCATCTACGTTGCAATACAATAGGAATGCCGAGCAGCTTTTTAAGATGAGACACATACCTGAGGAGGCACGACCGTTCAAAAagatatataaaaaagaaaagtcaTGCGTAGGCTGAACTTCACTCGCCCGCGTTTTCCATGTAAGAAGAACGCTCCTGAATTTTTCCATAGGCATTACTACAGTTAtgccttctttcttcttttcatgGAATTATAATTAGAGTAACAATAAAACCAGAGGTGTATCGATGTTGAGGTGAATCGCCGTGGAGCACCACCTCGCTCTGAGCGTTTGTGTACCAGAAAAACTTGAGCAGCACCTTTAGTCACCTGCGTTGTTCTGACTATGGAAGCGGTGTATATTAGCAACTTTCAGTGACTATAGGGGGCGccacgaaaaaacaaaacaaaaacaaaatggctgTCCATGCAGTGGTCGCATACCTGCGCCGAGCCTTCGTCACAGGTGGTCTCACTGCGTGGTTGTTGCCACTTTCGGCTAGGACAATTTTCCGTGGCATATAATTTCCCGTGAAGGAAGCAGCTCATGCTTGAGGCCATGAAGTGTGTCACACGCGGCATTACCTTTCACCGGCTTCGACGTCCGACGCGCTCGTGTATATATAGCTGCGAAATCGGTGACGTTCCGTCACACTGCGTTGCCGGATCGGGCATCCAGCGTGCGTCAAACTCGGCAGACATTTGCCATACACTCGGTCCGGGGATCGCGCTGCCGTATATCGACAACGGTAAACAACACAAGAGACAGTTGACGTAGGGCCGCTTGTGTTACTGGTCGTTTCTTTACCACTTCGATCAACTTCACCGTGGGTGCCGGTTTCACGCCAGCGAATATGGGTTTCAACAGTTTCGTTGCATAAACTAATGCTTAACCCGATACACCTGTGCTCCGGTATGTCACTTATTCAAAACAGCGCCGGCTTACAAGTTACCACAATTCTTGGACATTTCGCACGCGTATGCACACGCGACACTGCAGGCCATCTCGCCCAACCAGCTCACTTCGCTTCGATCttgactgatttgattgatatgaggggtttagcgtcccaaaaccaccatatgattatgagagacgccgtagtggagggatccagaaatttcgaccacctggggttcttaacgtgacccaaatctgagcacacgggcctacaacatttccgcctccatcggaaatgcagccgccttagCCTGGATtgaatcccgtgacctgcgggtcagcaacgagtaccttagccactagacccccacggCGGGGCGTTTCGATCTTCGTAACAGTGTTGTGGAGAAAACTGCGTGCTTATCTCGACGCAGAcataagacacacacacacacacacacacacacacacacacacacacacacacacacacatatatatatatatatatatatatatatatatatatatatatatatatatatatatatatatatagcgttgctGAAATTTGAGCGCCCTAAACTGGCTTGTGCTCGATCGCGGACAGTGGCGGTCTCTGCCCAACATGATGCGCAACTGACACATGCTGCTCGCATGTGTCAATTGCGGTGAGCTCTTAAGTGTTTTTCACTCGCGAAAGCATAGTTGTATTTAACATGTTATCGTAACCCTCTCCTCCCCCACCCTCAGAAAAAAATGCACTCACCTGCTGCCTCGAGATTACGTACCATGGTATGTAGCACAGCACGCTAAGTGCAGTGCTGCTGAGTTCAGTTGCATGGGCTGGATTGCCAGCCATGGCGGTAGAATTTTGATAGGGCTAAATGCAAAAGAACAAACAGGTGCTAAATATTAAGAGCACTTTAAAGCactccaagtggtcgaaattaatCCCGAAGTCCTTATTACATCGTCTCATCACTCACCCTCTTTAggtttttaacgcgatagccttAGAACAAacagagagctcgtgtcgcagaaaacccgccgccggcatcggctccgttggttgtgagcgaaaaatggtctgtgaccgaaaaatcaagttcccgagatagccgcgggaggccgctacttatCCACGTGGGCGCGCGCGATAACACTGATATATCGCGTgttctaaggaaaaaaaaaaggtgctcaaggtcacgaagcaCAGTACTTTCTTTTCCCTGCCACCCCttcctgcttaacttccagccctttcatcgggacgagagaagagataatgcgattgcagcatttgacaagcctttgtaactccactcgcactggacggattcttaaaatttttgtggcgtcgAATTCGTGAGGAAAAAAGCTTTTCTGGTGAATTCATGCcatggttacttggaaaagtgttcttAGGTCTATTTAACGCTATTTGTTTGACAGGTTTCAGGACAAAAACGAGCCTATTCGACAATAATAGCGCGCGCTAGTCCAATCAACTGtgtttatgtgtttgtgtgcgtgcgtgtgtatataCTAGGGTGCACcaggggccggatttcactatcgcgttcaactcttaaaggcggagcttaagggtcccccaatttttgtaATTAAAATCTAAGCTATTCTGTTGCGTCCCAGAAGTAACCACGTTGTTATTGTGACAAGTTTCAACATTCGCAGTTTAAATGGCTTTTTCCGTCGCCAGACGAAAACGAAGCACGTTTACGATGCCTTTCACGGTGCGGTTTCACCATTGCAACCCGCAGCACACGCGATTGCTCTTGTATTTATTGCCGATTATCAAAGATAAAGGGTTCCACAACCTAGCACCAACAAAATTTATCGTACTTCATTTTTCGAACGCGCAAGATTTTGTCCGACAAAACGACGAGGAAGCACGGCTGGCACGTTTCCAGGCAAGTGGTTCGGAAGCTCGTGCGTTCTCAGAAGGACGGCTTCCACGTCGGCTCTTCTCGCTTATCTTCGACGAGTTAACTTCGACGAGTGCCTTGTTCGTTCGCGTTGATCCtgttctgcgctgctgctcacgggtTGGAACGGCTTGAACGACGGGCGGCGGGATTGCACTTGAGTTTAACGTTTGCTTCTTTGTTGTTTTAGTGCTTTTTTGGCAGTTGTTTGTGGTTTGTGCCATATGATTTTCTGAGTTCGAGCGACTCAGGCTATCTAGATGTCGGTTTCTTCGCCTGGCCAAGGGCCTTCTCCTTGGCTAGCATCTataccggtcaaggattggccgattGATTCTTTTCTTTGCAGTGGGGTTATTAACGTCCCCGTGGCTCTGGTACCGACCAATGGAGGTACGATACCTATGAAGAACCCGAAGATGATTCAGATGGAGCTTCGGAAAGCCACAACACACTCTcaaaagatcactgaggtccggcatttcggtcgtggtggtattttgtgctgctctgccgatcaggagtgcgtccgagagcttctcaaCTGTTCCGAATTTGCagcacagccggtgagcccgtttataCCAGCGCATCTGGCATGTTCGAAAGgcatagtccgcggtgtagatacgagcctgacccctgcagaaattcttgagttattttcagtagcaggtgcagtgtcagtatacaggtgcacgcgtctggttgacaataaaaaatcacctacCGAATCTGTCATAGTAACCTTTGCGGGAACGATAAGACCATCTGAAATTAAAGCTTGGCCTgttatctataaggtagagcctctatcccctaagccactgcagtgcttgaattgttggaggtatggccacagcgtgaaagggtgcagatcaactgccagatgtcgactatgcggagaaaatcacgacagccgtaagtgcaactcgacggaagagaagtgctgtttatgtcatgaagcgcatcctgcagactcttcagattgtgaggcgaaagaacgagaagttaagctgctggaaattgtggaacgcaggcgttgctcccgGAGGGAAGCTTTGACTGAATTACAAGAACGCTCGAAAGGTTACGCAAGCGTAACAGCACGACATACCACTGCTATGGATGCATCGTTAGCAAAATATATAGCAGAGGCTGTAGAGAAGGCAACGGAAAAGGCGATGGAGCGTCTTGCCAGCAGTATTATTGGAGTCGTGGCTGAACTGTTAACATCTCAGTTGACCCAAATCATTGCTTCAGTGTCTATGAAAAATCAGACTTCACAGGATTTCGAGGTTTCAAATTGTGCCGGGACAGAAGATCCGATAGCTCCTACACGATGCGCATCTCCTAAAGCAGGACCCTCCAATAAGATACTGCGGGCAGATCTAGAAACCTTATCAGATGACACTGATGAATTTACAGATATGGATGCGGAATCTCATAATTTCTTGAAGCGCGCCAGATCTCCCCTATCGAAAAAGtcttcacagaaatcaaaatctaaaaatttcctgtcaaagaaagacgttttggagaacctctccaaaaaagactttttgaagaaagatcttttggatcaagcagtctctgcggcgggtttatagagtcaaaataggctccttaaaagtattacagtggaattgtcgatCAATAGGGTCGGCTATCACAGATTTATtgtgtatttcttcgcaaatttccccagatattattactttacaagaaacttggcttacaaacGGACAAAAAatttacctaaaaaattatcgcttatttcgtttagacagacctagcagaggtggtggacttgccatttttatatcaactaaatttagtcatagagcgaagattaactacctgtgcatggattctaactatgaaattatggtattagacatcactctgccaggctgttcccctttttcttttgttaacgcatactttccggtaggagtacaggacacaagatgcttagatgcaatgttagcttcctgcaggaaggatgtattattaactggtgactttaattcacaccacgtgtcttggggtttcaagactgatgtaaatggaaggcgcttgtgggaatggactgttgataataacttatcttgtgtaaatttccccactgttacgtttattaggagacaatcaaagtcggcgatagacctgaccttttgcagctcctcactaaacatttcgtcgtggaaaacattagattgcgcaacaaacagtgatcacCTTCCTATTAGCTTTGATATTAACTTTCCCGGGATATTTCTAACTGGTAAAATTGGCTCGTTTGTAAATTATGAGCGTTTACAAAAAGACTTGAAGCCTACTTTGGTTCTTCGCAAGGGcatgcaggaagacattcgggctatgagtctgtgtgcggtactgaaaagagcaataaaaaagtcaactttttcaataacttcaggcacaggcgggtcgtttagcccatggtggaacgctgattgtacgagggggtatagaaaacgaaaagcggcgtggaagcaacttatccacaaccaatgcccaaaaaactggtgtgactataaatacgtggcagcagattttaaacgcacagtacgcaaagcaaaagatgactatgacactaacaaatttagctatctttcaaaaccatacaacagaaaggcgctttttagatttttgcgttccagaaaaatgataccaccatcagacaatagtgattcttcaattctatcgcctagcgaactcactgaaatcttagaaaatgttgctaaaggattagaagaaagattcagatcaacaatgccaagacacatagtaaagccaattgcaggggaggagttcaacgaggtgacattagcggaactagcgggtgtagtgaggcacttacctcctacagcacctggaccagatggagtaacttcagcaatgataaaagtactatatgaaatttccccacatgaactctgtaatatggttaattactctttgaaaacttcttggataccggcggattggaaactttccaaaataattccgatacttaaaaaacaggcgcttgggtatacacttgacaatgtgaggccaatttctcttacatctaatttggttaaactaactgaaagagttttgaatgcacgtgtaataaaatacattgaggagaaatcaatattgaaccccagtcaaattggctttaaatcgggatgctccatatggtgtgcgcacgcggatttggagagtcgtatacagttggctaggcgtagaagagagtattgtgcattagttactctggatttggccaaggcgtatgacaaagtggagcataaattactaatagagcagatggaaaGGTCACACTTACCAAAATACATGACatcatgggtagcagagtttttaaaggagagagagttttattgttttcaaaggggttgtttttctaacagatattgacaataccgtggcgtaccacaaggtgcagtgctctcaccggtgttgtttaacatcttcctcagttctattccaacacatagcgatattcatttatatgtttatgcagatgacattgctttctttgcgacaaacagtgatctgcaattactttatcagacattacagaattacctaaacatgatagaggaatggcttcaaaaaattggaatgtctctaaatgtaaacaaaagcgcgcttctagcgttctcgttcagggatcctgtcaacatctccttgatgtatggcacagagcagattccccaggtggattcacttaaatacttaggcatcatatataacagctcgttaaattggaaaagccacatcgatcacattgcgtccaaagcaacacgagccatggggtggttacgcaagctcagcaacataaaaagggggttgcgaagaaatacattggtaatggtctataaaatgtacattcgtcctataatggaattcggctgtgtcttattttcgggcagtgcgacatataaaatgagaccgctaatactgttagaaagggaggctttacgactgtgccttggactgcccaagtttgttgctaacaatgtgctatacatggaagcgcgtctaccgtcattgttgaatagattcaaaatgcttactatccaaacatttttaaaactatacactgtgccccagagagcatcattttatgcttttattaaagaaccaagtttattttttgaaacttggtggtcacgattccactgcccacagatcttgttcgttcaagcgctgctagaaccactgaacgtcaaaatcaaacatattttcacaacaagagacgtTAACTTAGGtcttaagatagaatttgagaatatttatccctctaacgcaaagcaaatgccatttcaatatttaaatgatcggctgcaggattacttggcgcATGTGAACTTGAGCAACATAATTGCAaccgatgcatccgtatcaaatgaaaaggctggggcaggtatcttctcacgttcccttgactggtccttttcggttagactcccagattacacaccaatattcatggcagaattatttgctattgtactggcactacggaaacttcctttgggcgaatcggaagcagtcgtaattacagattctttttcagtatgtgctgctctgtcttcaggagccaacttaacacttatgcacatgtttcgacaactcataccgacaaacgtgaaaaaactgcagctcttatgggtaccaggtcatcgtggcatatatctcaatgagatggcggatgcactagccacagtatctcttagcggtcccattatcccggttttgcctgatacggcttacgcgacagcaataaggtttagaaacctctgtttgcgtgaatacgactgctactcattggataaatatcgagatttcgcacatctaagatgccgctggaatagacagtggtgtgcaacacggcacttggaagttacttttacaagattgcgttgcagaattcctcaactgaattattatttgcataaagttggtctaaaggcgtcacctttatgtcagacttgcgaaacaatggaaacgatagatcacttctttttgttctgtcgccggtattctcatcagcggaaaagatacctgaaagctccacttgaaaaattgggattagaattaaatgtggcagtaattttgtcgtttggcagcattaaattcggttatagccacagggacgtctgctctgcggtatttgaatacataattgaaacaaagcgattgccatgttaatctgcctatatatatatatatatatatatatatatatatatatatatatatatatatatatatatatatatacatcattttagacccaccattacctctgtctcaaatcgcatctgatggcctgcatcgttccctgctcagatatactcctttttcgattttcggcttttctttctatattttttttcagcccaaaattacgttttctttgaaaaaccattagccttttagttaagatcctgccgcccggttcttggccgatccccctttgtgggtgtgcgccagagtgtcaaggatcatcatcatcatcatcatcatcatcatatgacCGCATCACAGCTAGCTTTTGCCGGTCGCCGTATGGTGGCGCCACAATAGCTGCAAATTGCGAATAGACAAACGGGTATATGCTACAGAAATTTGGCGTATATAGGGGAAAACAGCTCCAAATGGACACAATTCAAGACCAAGAAGACATGGCAACAGCGCTGTTTTTATACGTTAATATGGCTGCCTTCGTTTTGTGTTCTCTAAAAACGGTTATAAGCACGAAACAAGCAGTTCAAGCTTGAACTCTTGCAGAAAAAAGGTGGCGAGTTCTTGTGCTGACCTTCGGTTCAACAAAATGTTTACGAATTCGATACTTAAAGCCCCTTCGTTGACTGAACGTCACTAAAACCAATTAAACAGTGCGACTTGCTCTGCTGTTCAACTAGTCTTTGCGACATCAAGTCAGTAAAGCTTCTTCATCTGttgttcgttcgagaaaaataaCATACAAAGCTTTTTACATTGTTGCCGCTCATTTCTTCAGCTTTGCAGGATCAGGGCAGAGCACTTGTCGTTCGCCATTGCCCTCGCTGCTTACGACGTGGAGTACGACGATTACAGCAATGTCTGCGCCCCTATCAACCCTTTCAGCGAGTTCAGCAGGCTCGTCAACTTGAAATATGTGCTCCTATACCTCGAGTATATATTCCATGTCGCAACGCAATTGATAGGCTGTCTGCAACAAACCGAGTACAAAACCTAGACGAATATAAAGCTTCGATGTTTACACTGAAACGCGAGAGCGTTACCAGAGTGCATGTTCATCGCCTTCAGGCATGCTGCAAGAAGATTACGATTTGGGCGCTCAACATTGGCCGTTTTAAACTGCCCTAGAATGTTCATACAAATGGTAGAGTAGTCGTCGTTGCTTTCCTCTGAACATGGCTTGTGCCCAATAAAAAGGATTGGCCGAGTATAAGGTGAATTTTTTCGATTATTATCCTTAATTTCAAAATTTTCAACTTTTTTTATTCTATAGTCTCCAT from Rhipicephalus microplus isolate Deutch F79 chromosome 7, USDA_Rmic, whole genome shotgun sequence includes these protein-coding regions:
- the LOC142766838 gene encoding uncharacterized protein LOC142766838, translated to MKGRWTTLKAGQPVNFLSECVHDPNAQSFGSYTEVCQDPNFTEENHDMYESIVYGTLYYNRKNGQMFAYDNHTTYEQKLCRIRAEHLSFAIALAAYDVEYDDYSNVCAPINPFSEFSRLVNLKYVLLYLEYIFHVATQLIGCLQQTEYKT